In a genomic window of Pelecanus crispus isolate bPelCri1 chromosome 1, bPelCri1.pri, whole genome shotgun sequence:
- the PSMC2 gene encoding 26S proteasome regulatory subunit 7 isoform X2: protein MPDYLGADQRKTKEEEKEDKPIRALDEGDIALLKTYGQSTYSRQIKQVEDDIQQLLKKINELTGIKESDTGLAPPALWDLAADKQTLQSEQPLQVARCTKIINADSEDPKYIINVKQFAKFVVDLSDQVAPTDIEEGMRVGVDRNKYQIHIPLPPKIDPTVTMMQVEEKPDVTYSDVGGCKEQIEKLREVVETPLLHPERFVNLGIEPPKGVLLFGPPGTGKTLCARAVANRTDACFIRVIGSELVQKYVGEGARMVRELFEMARTKKACLIFFDEIDAIGGARFDDGAGGDNEVQRTMLELINQLDGFDPRGNIKVLMATNRPDTLDPALMRPGRLDRKIEFSLPDLEGRTHIFKIHARSMSVERDIRFELLARLCPNSTGAEIRSVCTEAGMFAIRARRKIATEKDFLEAVNKVIKSYAKFSATPRYMTYN from the exons ATGCCGGACTACCTGGGCGCCGACCAGAGGAAGaccaaggaggaggagaaggaggataAACCCATCCGCG CTCTGGATGAAGGAGATATTGCCTTGCTGAAAACATAC ggcCAGAGCACATACTCAAGGCAGATCAAGCAAGTAGAAGATGATATTCAACAACTACTTAAGAAAATCAATGAGCTCACTG GAATCAAGGAATCCGACACTGGCCTGGCTCCGCCTGCCCTTTGGGATCTGGCTGCAGATAAGCAAACTCTCCAAAGCGAGCAACCATTACAGGTTGCAAG GTGTACAAAGATAATCAATGCAGACTCCGAGGATCCCAAGTACATTATCAATGTCAAGCAGTTTGCCAAATTCGTGGTGGATCTCAGTGACCAGGTGGCACCTACTGACATAGAAGAAGGCATGAGAGTTGG GGTGGACAGAAACAAGTATCAAATCCATATCCCCTTGCCTCCGAAGATTGATCCCACAGTCACCATGATGCAA GTAGAAGAAAAACCAGACGTCACTTACAGTGATGTTGGTGGTTGTAAAGAGCAGATTGAAAAGCTGAGAGAGGTCGTTGAAACCCCTCTGCTTCAT CCTGAAAGATTCGTTAACCTTGGAATTGAGCCTCCCAAAGGAGTACTTTTGTTTGGGCCACCTGGTACAGGCAAAACACTTTGTGCCCGTGCTGTTGCTAACAGGACCGATGCCTGCTTCATCAGAGTAATTGGATCTGAATTGGTGCAGAAGTATGTGGGAGAG gGAGCTCGAATGGTTCGTGAACTCTTCGAAATGGCCAGAACTAAAAAAGCTTGTCTTATATTCTTTGATGAAATTGATGCCATTGGAG GTGCTCGTTTTGatgatggggctgggggtgacaATGAGGTGCAGCGTACTATGCTGGAGCTGATCAACCAGTTGGATGGTTTTGACCCACGAGGCAACATCAAGGTGCTGATGGCTACAAACAGACCCGATACTCTGGATCCAGCCCTGATGAGGCCTGGCAGGTTGGATAGGAAGATAGAGTTTAGCTTGCCTGATCTTGAG GGGCGAACTCACATATTCAAGATACATGCTCGTTCGATGAGTGTTGAAAGAGATATAAGATTTGAGCTGTTGGCTCGACTGTGTCCTAACAGCACAG GTGCTGAGATTCGCAGTGTTTGCACGGAGGCAGGCATGTTTGCTATCCGAGCACGTCGAAAAATTGCAACAGAGAAAGACTTCTTAGAAGCAGTGAACAAAGTCATTAAATCGTATGCGAAATTCAGTGCTACCCCCCGCTACATGACCTACAACTAA
- the PSMC2 gene encoding 26S proteasome regulatory subunit 7 isoform X1 produces the protein MFSSFRSRIDTAGFVFKIGSLNLSCLVSALDEGDIALLKTYGQSTYSRQIKQVEDDIQQLLKKINELTGIKESDTGLAPPALWDLAADKQTLQSEQPLQVARCTKIINADSEDPKYIINVKQFAKFVVDLSDQVAPTDIEEGMRVGVDRNKYQIHIPLPPKIDPTVTMMQVEEKPDVTYSDVGGCKEQIEKLREVVETPLLHPERFVNLGIEPPKGVLLFGPPGTGKTLCARAVANRTDACFIRVIGSELVQKYVGEGARMVRELFEMARTKKACLIFFDEIDAIGGARFDDGAGGDNEVQRTMLELINQLDGFDPRGNIKVLMATNRPDTLDPALMRPGRLDRKIEFSLPDLEGRTHIFKIHARSMSVERDIRFELLARLCPNSTGAEIRSVCTEAGMFAIRARRKIATEKDFLEAVNKVIKSYAKFSATPRYMTYN, from the exons ATGTTTTCATCTTTTAGAAGCAGAATTGAtactgctggttttgtttttaaaattggaaGCTTAAATCTTTCCTGCCTTGTTTCAGCTCTGGATGAAGGAGATATTGCCTTGCTGAAAACATAC ggcCAGAGCACATACTCAAGGCAGATCAAGCAAGTAGAAGATGATATTCAACAACTACTTAAGAAAATCAATGAGCTCACTG GAATCAAGGAATCCGACACTGGCCTGGCTCCGCCTGCCCTTTGGGATCTGGCTGCAGATAAGCAAACTCTCCAAAGCGAGCAACCATTACAGGTTGCAAG GTGTACAAAGATAATCAATGCAGACTCCGAGGATCCCAAGTACATTATCAATGTCAAGCAGTTTGCCAAATTCGTGGTGGATCTCAGTGACCAGGTGGCACCTACTGACATAGAAGAAGGCATGAGAGTTGG GGTGGACAGAAACAAGTATCAAATCCATATCCCCTTGCCTCCGAAGATTGATCCCACAGTCACCATGATGCAA GTAGAAGAAAAACCAGACGTCACTTACAGTGATGTTGGTGGTTGTAAAGAGCAGATTGAAAAGCTGAGAGAGGTCGTTGAAACCCCTCTGCTTCAT CCTGAAAGATTCGTTAACCTTGGAATTGAGCCTCCCAAAGGAGTACTTTTGTTTGGGCCACCTGGTACAGGCAAAACACTTTGTGCCCGTGCTGTTGCTAACAGGACCGATGCCTGCTTCATCAGAGTAATTGGATCTGAATTGGTGCAGAAGTATGTGGGAGAG gGAGCTCGAATGGTTCGTGAACTCTTCGAAATGGCCAGAACTAAAAAAGCTTGTCTTATATTCTTTGATGAAATTGATGCCATTGGAG GTGCTCGTTTTGatgatggggctgggggtgacaATGAGGTGCAGCGTACTATGCTGGAGCTGATCAACCAGTTGGATGGTTTTGACCCACGAGGCAACATCAAGGTGCTGATGGCTACAAACAGACCCGATACTCTGGATCCAGCCCTGATGAGGCCTGGCAGGTTGGATAGGAAGATAGAGTTTAGCTTGCCTGATCTTGAG GGGCGAACTCACATATTCAAGATACATGCTCGTTCGATGAGTGTTGAAAGAGATATAAGATTTGAGCTGTTGGCTCGACTGTGTCCTAACAGCACAG GTGCTGAGATTCGCAGTGTTTGCACGGAGGCAGGCATGTTTGCTATCCGAGCACGTCGAAAAATTGCAACAGAGAAAGACTTCTTAGAAGCAGTGAACAAAGTCATTAAATCGTATGCGAAATTCAGTGCTACCCCCCGCTACATGACCTACAACTAA